The Aminivibrio pyruvatiphilus genome has a window encoding:
- a CDS encoding TRAP transporter substrate-binding protein produces MKQVRLFSLFLGVAFVASVMFGFAGQVAAQEFTLQLAGAYPSTGETPRALATEKIKELIETKSNGKIKVQIFLDNQLGGDREILEGCQLGDIAMVSQTTAPQVGFIPELAIFDIPMLYENLDVARKALSGPFRAKLEEWYDKAGLKLLLFEPIYYRETTTSRPINTVADFAGLKIRTMENEYHMAFWKALGANPTPLSFAELYVALQQGTVDAQENPYEIIWSSKFYEVQKFLINTHHIAFILSININKGIYEGMPAEYKAIINESMKEAADYLFDLAKAKNDAMLTSLKGTGMTIVDPDPALQAELKKAAAETEKLIRKNVGDAVVEELLKSAEEAKK; encoded by the coding sequence ATGAAGCAGGTCAGGTTGTTTTCTCTGTTTTTGGGAGTCGCTTTCGTTGCGTCGGTGATGTTCGGATTTGCAGGTCAGGTGGCGGCGCAGGAGTTCACGCTGCAGCTGGCGGGAGCCTATCCTTCCACCGGGGAAACCCCGAGGGCTCTGGCTACAGAAAAGATTAAGGAACTTATCGAGACGAAGTCCAACGGTAAGATCAAAGTGCAGATCTTCCTCGACAACCAGCTCGGCGGCGACCGGGAAATTCTCGAGGGATGCCAGCTGGGCGACATTGCCATGGTTTCCCAGACGACAGCTCCCCAGGTAGGATTTATTCCTGAACTCGCCATTTTTGACATCCCCATGCTGTACGAGAACCTGGACGTGGCGAGAAAAGCCCTTTCCGGTCCGTTCAGGGCAAAGCTCGAAGAGTGGTATGACAAAGCCGGTCTCAAGCTCCTCCTTTTCGAACCCATCTATTACCGCGAAACAACGACCAGCAGGCCCATTAATACCGTTGCCGATTTCGCCGGCCTCAAGATCCGCACCATGGAAAACGAATACCACATGGCCTTCTGGAAAGCTCTCGGGGCCAACCCGACTCCGCTGAGCTTCGCGGAACTGTATGTCGCCCTTCAGCAGGGAACAGTGGATGCCCAGGAAAACCCGTACGAAATCATCTGGTCCAGCAAATTTTACGAGGTCCAGAAATTTCTCATCAATACCCACCACATTGCGTTCATACTCAGCATCAACATCAATAAGGGCATCTACGAGGGCATGCCCGCTGAATACAAGGCTATAATCAACGAAAGCATGAAAGAAGCTGCAGATTATCTCTTCGACCTCGCAAAGGCAAAGAATGACGCCATGCTGACCTCCCTCAAGGGAACAGGCATGACCATCGTCGATCCTGATCCCGCTCTCCAGGCCGAACTCAAAAAAGCCGCGGCGGAAACGGAAAAGCTGATCCGCAAGAATGTCGGCGACGCAGTTGTAGAAGAACTTCTGAAGTCGGCCGAGGAGGCAAAGAAGTAG
- a CDS encoding TRAP transporter small permease gives MKILRWLDEHFEEYILSGLLVVIAVVMMLQVIMRYVFNASLSWAEEASRYAFVWSALVSIGYTIKENSILKVDTLVEALPAGLKHLLITLINLSVTLFFGYLFISSIPAVKRVVLTGQTSPALKIPLGWIYFAAIAGFFLATVRSIQKTGQDLGVSIRKKGA, from the coding sequence TTGAAGATACTGAGATGGCTGGATGAACACTTCGAAGAGTATATCCTGAGCGGTCTGCTCGTTGTCATTGCCGTCGTCATGATGCTCCAGGTCATCATGCGCTATGTCTTCAACGCATCGCTGTCATGGGCGGAAGAGGCTTCCCGGTACGCTTTCGTATGGTCAGCCCTCGTGAGCATCGGATACACTATCAAGGAAAACAGCATTCTCAAGGTCGACACCCTTGTTGAAGCCCTGCCCGCCGGTTTGAAGCATCTCCTGATCACGCTGATCAACCTTTCTGTCACTCTTTTCTTCGGTTATCTTTTTATCAGCTCGATCCCGGCGGTCAAAAGAGTCGTTCTGACAGGACAGACCAGCCCTGCCCTGAAAATCCCCCTGGGTTGGATTTATTTTGCGGCCATCGCGGGCTTTTTCCTGGCAACGGTGAGGTCCATCCAGAAAACGGGACAGGACCTGGGCGTATCGATCCGGAAGAAGGGGGCCTGA
- a CDS encoding TRAP transporter large permease: MVLTLFLILLGGLALGIPIAVALGFATIFPGLTTPGFPASLAYVVRNIVSALDSTPMLAIPLFILSGNIMTKGKISDKLFNFFAFFIGNFPAGIPMTAIVTCLFYGAISGSGVATTAAVGGMAIPFLVSLGYDKVYSAALVATAGSLGVIIPPSIPFVTYGVVTGVSIGSLFIAGIIPGLVIGLSLMGYAFFYAKVHGEDRRKIAEKVKALRSGGILALFKESFWALLAPVIILGGIYSGIVTPTEAAAVSVFYALLVCLFIYKSLSFRELGAVLTDTVKSYAPIVVLLSLAIVFGRVLALLQAPVALRDFILSYFAGNKYIFLLGLNAILLVLGMFMDVGPAIAILAPMMLASATALGINPVHLGVIMVVNLAIGMATPPFGVDLFVAAPLIKEQVMKVGMKAIPFILAFIFALFLITFIPQMSLLFL; this comes from the coding sequence ATGGTTTTGACTCTGTTCCTTATCCTGCTCGGCGGTCTTGCCCTCGGAATCCCCATTGCGGTTGCCCTTGGATTTGCAACGATCTTTCCTGGCCTCACGACCCCCGGTTTTCCCGCTTCGCTGGCGTATGTCGTACGGAATATCGTAAGCGCCCTCGACAGCACGCCTATGCTGGCCATTCCTCTTTTCATCCTCTCAGGAAACATCATGACCAAGGGCAAGATTTCTGACAAACTCTTTAATTTCTTCGCCTTTTTTATAGGAAATTTCCCCGCGGGAATACCCATGACGGCCATCGTAACCTGCCTCTTTTACGGCGCGATTTCCGGGTCAGGCGTAGCCACTACAGCAGCTGTGGGCGGCATGGCAATACCCTTTTTGGTCTCTCTCGGGTATGACAAGGTTTACAGCGCCGCGCTGGTGGCCACGGCGGGCAGCCTCGGGGTCATCATCCCTCCGAGCATTCCCTTCGTCACCTACGGTGTTGTCACCGGGGTGTCCATCGGTAGTCTCTTTATTGCAGGCATCATCCCGGGGCTCGTCATCGGCCTGAGCCTTATGGGATACGCATTTTTCTACGCCAAGGTGCACGGCGAGGACAGACGAAAAATCGCCGAGAAAGTGAAAGCTCTCCGGTCGGGAGGAATTCTGGCTCTTTTCAAAGAGAGCTTCTGGGCGCTCCTTGCGCCTGTGATCATTCTCGGCGGGATCTACAGCGGTATCGTGACCCCTACCGAGGCTGCCGCCGTCTCCGTTTTTTACGCCCTCCTGGTGTGCCTTTTCATCTATAAAAGCCTGTCCTTCAGAGAACTGGGTGCTGTCCTGACGGACACCGTCAAATCCTATGCCCCCATCGTCGTACTGCTCTCCCTGGCAATTGTCTTCGGAAGGGTACTTGCCCTCCTCCAGGCTCCCGTTGCACTGCGGGATTTTATCCTGAGCTATTTCGCTGGGAACAAGTACATTTTTCTTCTTGGCCTCAATGCAATCCTCCTCGTTCTTGGAATGTTCATGGACGTGGGACCGGCAATTGCCATTCTCGCTCCCATGATGCTAGCTTCGGCCACAGCCCTCGGAATAAACCCCGTCCACCTGGGAGTCATCATGGTGGTCAACCTTGCCATCGGCATGGCGACTCCGCCGTTCGGAGTCGACCTGTTCGTCGCAGCACCGCTCATAAAGGAACAGGTCATGAAAGTCGGCATGAAGGCAATTCCGTTCATTCTGGCCTTTATCTTCGCTCTTTTCCTGATAACCTTCATTCCCCAGATGAGCCTGCTGTTCCTGTAA